GCCCTCCTGCGTGTGGTACGTGCCCCTGGACGCGGCGAAGTCGTGCGCCAGGCGCGTCTTGCCCACCCCGGGCGCACCGCAGAGGAAGATGATCTGCCCCGCCTCCCACGCCGCCTCCATGCGGGCCCACTCCTTCTCGCGGCCCACCAGCACGGGAGGCCGCAGCACGGACAGGGGCAGCCTCGGCCGGGACACGTGGAGGGGCTTCGACGCGGCGGGGCCGCGCTCGATTTCGCGCGCGAGCGCCAGCGTCTCCGGCAGGGGCGTGGTGTCCAGCTCCTCGCGCAGCAGGCGGCGGCAGCGCTCGAAGGTGTTGAGGGCCGCCATGCGGTCCCCGGTGACGTACTGCAGCCGCATCAGCCGGCGCCACGCGTCCTCGGAGAACGGGTCCAGCTTCAGCAGCCGCTCCGCGAGCGCCAGGGCCGCGGGCAGGTCACCGCGCCGCTCGCAGGCCTCGGACTCGGCGAAGGCGGCGCGGCGGCGGAGCTTGTCCATGCGCTCGCGCGCGTTGTCCAGCCACGTCTGGAGCTCGGGGCAGTCGTCGAACTCCAGGGTGCCCAGCAGCACGCCGTCCAGCTCCAGCGCCCGGGCGTGGCGGCCGGCCTGCACGTGCGCCTGGAGCTCCGCCGCGTCGGTGACGACGGAGTCGGCGAGGCTGAGGACGTCGGTGCCCTGGACCAGCTCCTCGCCGGTGGCCAGCCGCAGCCGGCGCAACAGCTGGCGCATGTTGTTGCGCGCGGTGGCCTCGCTGGACTCGGGCCACAGCAGCCCGGCGAGTCTGTATTTGGGGTGCGGGCCCTCCAGCGCAAGCCACGCCACGACTCCCGCCGTGCGGCGCTCCAGCGGCACGAGGGTGTCTGCCTTGCGCAGCCGCGCCTCGCCGAACAGCTGCACCCGGGAGCTGCGGGTGCCTGTCTCGCCGTCACCTGCCATGTCCTCCGAGCCTCCAGCGCCCCGCACCGCCCCACTGCCGGGGATGAACGACTGACCTCGCGCCTCCTTGAGTCAACGCGGCGGAAGCCAATCATCAATTCTGGCAGGTAGGCTACACTCGCGAATTCCTGTCACACGGCAGCTGGCCGCTGCCGGTGGATGGAATTCCTGTCGAGCCATCCGGAGGCAGTCACAGCCCGGTCACAACCGTGGGTGAGTCACGGCGGCCACCCCGTCAGGCATTGACGGGGCAGTCCATGACACACCTCGTCCAGCACGGAGGCTGGGGCGCTCAGGGCGAATACAGCTCGCAGGTCGCGAGGCCGAGGTTCCCGTCGCGGCGCAAGCCGCCCGTCACCAGCACCTTGCCGGACGGCAGCAGCGTCGCCGTGTGGCCGGAGCGCGCCGGAGTCTGGCTCAGGGTGGAGGTCCAGGTTCCCGTCGCCGGGTCATACAGCTCCGCCGGGGAGGCGATGGCACCCTGAAGGAGGTCGCCCACCACCAGGACCTTGCCGGACGGCAGCAGCGTCGCCATGTGCGCAAGGCGGCCTGGCGTCATGCTGCCCGTGGCCGTGAAGGTCCTCGTGCTCGGGTCATACAGCTCCGCCGTATGGCCGGGGCCCTCGGTGCGCTCCCCGCCCGCCAGCAGCACCTTCCCCGAGTCCAGCCGCGTCGCCGAGTGGGAGGAGCGGTTTGGGGACAGGGTGCCCACCGGGGACCAGGCCTCCGTGAACCAGTCGTACACCTCCGCCATGGCCGGGGAGCCGCTCCCCGCCGTGCCGAGTCCGCCCACCATCAGCACCTGGTCCCCCAGCGGCGTCGCCGTGTGGTGGGCCCGGGCCGCGGCCATCGGTTCGATGGATTTCCAGGCGCTCGTGTACACCTCTACCGTGGCGACGGGCGTTCCCAGCGTGCTGTCGATGCCGCCCGCCACGAGCACCCCGCGCGTCGGCAGCAGCGTCGCCGTGTGCCCGTAGCGGGCCGTCGTCATGCTGCCCGCGGAGGTCCACGTGCCCGTCTCCGGGTCGTACAGCTCCGCCGAGGCGAGCGACTGCCCCCGCTCGCCGGTACCCCCCACCACCAGCACCTTCCCCGAGTACATGCGCGTCGCCGTATGGCCCATGCGCGCTTCCCCGGTGAGGCTTCCCGTGGGAGTCCACGCGCCGGTCGCCGGGTCATACAGCTCCGCCGTGTTGCCACCGCCCAGGCCTCCCACCACCAGCACCTTGCCGGACAGCAGTAGCGTGGCCGTGTGGCCACGACGCGGCGTGGACATGCTGCCGGTGAGGCGCCAGGTGCCCGCGCCCGGGTCGTACACCTCCGCCGTGGAGACAGTCGTTTCGCCGCTGCGTCCGCCCGCCACCAGCACCTTGCCGGAAGCCAGCAGCGTCGCCGTGTGGCTCGCGCGACCCGTGCTCAGTCCTCCGGACACGGTCCACCCGCCCTTCGCCGGGTCATACACCTGCGCCTCGGTGGGGAAGCCCGTCGGGCCCTCGCCGCCCGTCACCAGCACCTTGCCGGACGGCAGCAGCGTGGCCGCATGCCCCCTGCGGCCCACCGGCAGGCTCTCGGTAGCGCTCCACGTGCCGGTCGTCGCGTCATACAGCTCCGCGGTGGCGACGAGTCCGGCCGCGCCCTCGCCGCCCGTCACCAGCACCTTGCCGGAGGCCAGCAGCGTCGCCGTGTGCCCCACGCGCCCCGTCGCCAGCGCGCCGGTGGAGGTCCAGGCGCCCGACTCCGGGTCGTACAGCACGGACGCGGCCAGGGCCCCACTGCCGTCGGCGCCGCCCGTCACCAGCACCCTGCCGGACGGCAGCAGCGTCGCCGTGTGCCCTTCGCGGCCCGTCCCCAGGCTGCCCGTGGGAGACCACGTCCCCGTCCGCGGGTCATACAGCTCGGAGGACGCGAGGCCCGCGCCGCCCGTCACCAGCACCTTGCTCGAAGCCAGCAGCGTCGCCGTGTGGCCCGCGCGAGCCCCGGCCAGCGCACCGGTGGGCGCCCAGGTGCGCGTCCGCGGGTCGTACAGCTCCGCGGTGGCCACGGGTGTCCCCGTCTCGTTGGAGCCGCCCGTCACCAGCACCTCGCCCGATGGCAGCAGCGTCGCCGTGTGGCCCATGCGCCTGCCGGCCAGGGCACCGGTGGACGCCCAGGTACGCGTCATCGTCGCGTCGTACAGCTCGGCCGTGGAGACCGTCGCATCGCCGCTGCGCCCGCCCACCACCAGCACCTCGCCCGACGGCAGCAGCGTGGCGGTGTGACGCTCGCGGCCCGCGCCCAGGTTGCCCGTGGTGGACCAGGCCGGGCAGTCCGAGACGACCACGGCGGAGAACGGGAACGTCTGCGACAGGCCCTCCGCATCCGTCACCGTGACGGTGAAGGCCACGGGCTCCCCCGTCGCCACACACACGGGGGCCGTCCACAGCACCTGGCTCGTGGTGGCGGTCTCCTGCGCGGGCCCCAGCGTGCCGGCGCTGGCAGTCCACTCGAAGCGGAGTGCGCTGCCACTCGGACTCCACGCGCTGACGTTGAAGCTCAGCGCACCGCCGCCCTCCACGTACTGCGTCTGCTGGGGTTGGACGTAGAAGTGAGGTGTCTGGGGCTCGCCGGAATCCGCGGGCATGCCCGCGTCCGTGCGCTCCTTCGGTGCGTCATCGGGGTCGACACAGCCGGAGAGGAGGACCAGCAGGCCCCCCAGCAAGGCCAGGCAACGAGAGAAGGTCTTCACGGGGCGTCCATCCAGGCAGGGGCGCGCGGGAGTACGTGCGGCGCGCGGAGTGGCACCACCATGCCCGAGACATGACTACGGGGAGGCATCAGCAACGCCTATGGCAATCATAGCCACGAGGGGCGCGCGCTTCGCGCACAGGACATCCGGCCGCGAAAGCGGGCCCCGCTCGAGCGCAAACGCGCGATGCTGCCAGGCCATGGCACGGACGGAGCGAGAGAAGATGCTGGCGGGCGAGCTGTACGTCGCCACGGACCCCGAGCTGACCGTGGCGCGCGTCGCCGCACGTCGCCTGACGCGCGCGTACAACGACGCCGACTACGCGGACACGGCGCGGCGGCAGGAGCTGCTCGGCGGCATGCTGGGCAGCGTGGGCCCGGACGTCTGGATTGAGCCGCCGTTCCAGTGTGACTACGGCACGTATATCCACCTGGGCGCGCGCGTCTTCATCAACTTCCAGTGCGTCATCCTGGACTGCAACCCGGTGACGATTGGCGACGATGTCTCCATTGGCCCCGGGGTGCACATCTACGCGGCCACACACCCGCTGGACCCGGACGAGCGCATCAAGGGCCCGGAGCTGGCGCGGCCGGTGACGATTGGCGCCAAGGTGTGGATTGGCGGCGGCGCCATCATCCTGCCGGGCGTCACCATCGGCGAGGGCTCCACCATCGCCGCCGGCAGCGTGGTGACGAAGGACGTGCCGCCCTACGTGCTCGCCGCCGGCAACCCC
This DNA window, taken from Pyxidicoccus xibeiensis, encodes the following:
- a CDS encoding kelch repeat-containing protein — encoded protein: MKTFSRCLALLGGLLVLLSGCVDPDDAPKERTDAGMPADSGEPQTPHFYVQPQQTQYVEGGGALSFNVSAWSPSGSALRFEWTASAGTLGPAQETATTSQVLWTAPVCVATGEPVAFTVTVTDAEGLSQTFPFSAVVVSDCPAWSTTGNLGAGRERHTATLLPSGEVLVVGGRSGDATVSTAELYDATMTRTWASTGALAGRRMGHTATLLPSGEVLVTGGSNETGTPVATAELYDPRTRTWAPTGALAGARAGHTATLLASSKVLVTGGAGLASSELYDPRTGTWSPTGSLGTGREGHTATLLPSGRVLVTGGADGSGALAASVLYDPESGAWTSTGALATGRVGHTATLLASGKVLVTGGEGAAGLVATAELYDATTGTWSATESLPVGRRGHAATLLPSGKVLVTGGEGPTGFPTEAQVYDPAKGGWTVSGGLSTGRASHTATLLASGKVLVAGGRSGETTVSTAEVYDPGAGTWRLTGSMSTPRRGHTATLLLSGKVLVVGGLGGGNTAELYDPATGAWTPTGSLTGEARMGHTATRMYSGKVLVVGGTGERGQSLASAELYDPETGTWTSAGSMTTARYGHTATLLPTRGVLVAGGIDSTLGTPVATVEVYTSAWKSIEPMAAARAHHTATPLGDQVLMVGGLGTAGSGSPAMAEVYDWFTEAWSPVGTLSPNRSSHSATRLDSGKVLLAGGERTEGPGHTAELYDPSTRTFTATGSMTPGRLAHMATLLPSGKVLVVGDLLQGAIASPAELYDPATGTWTSTLSQTPARSGHTATLLPSGKVLVTGGLRRDGNLGLATCELYSP
- a CDS encoding sugar O-acetyltransferase, encoding MARTEREKMLAGELYVATDPELTVARVAARRLTRAYNDADYADTARRQELLGGMLGSVGPDVWIEPPFQCDYGTYIHLGARVFINFQCVILDCNPVTIGDDVSIGPGVHIYAATHPLDPDERIKGPELARPVTIGAKVWIGGGAIILPGVTIGEGSTIAAGSVVTKDVPPYVLAAGNPARVIRALR